From a region of the Roseivirga sp. 4D4 genome:
- a CDS encoding LytR/AlgR family response regulator transcription factor encodes MKVLIVEDESMAAKRLVRLLQEANPDIEILAKLDSVKRAVNWLKDSTADLLFFDIQLADGLSFEILEQVQVAAPIIFTTAFDEYAIQAFKLNSIDYLLKPIDPEELGNALDKYQKLFSEKESQPMNMALIEQAMQMMTKKYKERFVVKIGEHIHTIPTNETAYFFSQEKATYLQTIEKNRFIIDYTLEQVEELVDPERFFRINRKYLVSLEAVKDIVTYSNSRLRLILKHSDEMDAIVSRDKVQEFKKWLDR; translated from the coding sequence ATGAAAGTATTAATTGTTGAAGATGAGTCAATGGCCGCCAAAAGGCTGGTGAGGCTACTCCAGGAAGCAAATCCAGATATTGAAATACTGGCCAAATTAGACTCTGTCAAAAGGGCCGTTAATTGGTTGAAAGATAGTACTGCCGATCTCCTGTTTTTCGATATTCAGCTAGCCGATGGCCTGAGCTTCGAGATACTGGAACAGGTACAGGTTGCTGCACCCATCATCTTTACTACTGCCTTTGACGAATACGCCATACAGGCCTTTAAGCTGAACAGCATTGACTATTTGCTTAAGCCGATCGATCCTGAAGAACTAGGTAATGCCCTTGACAAGTATCAAAAGCTCTTTTCAGAAAAGGAGAGCCAGCCCATGAATATGGCTTTGATAGAGCAGGCAATGCAAATGATGACTAAAAAGTACAAGGAACGCTTTGTAGTCAAAATAGGGGAGCACATTCACACTATCCCGACCAACGAAACGGCTTATTTCTTTAGTCAGGAAAAGGCCACCTACCTGCAAACTATTGAGAAGAATCGCTTTATTATCGATTACACTTTAGAACAGGTAGAGGAATTAGTCGACCCGGAACGATTCTTCCGAATTAATAGAAAGTACCTGGTCTCACTGGAGGCTGTGAAAGACATTGTTACTTACTCAAATAGCAGATTAAGGCTCATTTTGAAGCACTCCGATGAAATGGACGCTATTGTGAGCCGCGATAAAGTACAGGAATTCAAGAAATGGTTAGACAGATAG
- a CDS encoding DUF2306 domain-containing protein gives MDNLVGSNIGLVHLIASLVATIAGTIVIGARKGTRFHKQWGYVYAISMLVLNITAFMTYRLFGTFGVFHYGAIGSLLTLYGGMVPAIRRKGNWIDYHIGFMYWSVIGLYAAFASETITRVPMGINFGFFGMVGLATGLIMLLGAIFFIRYRKLWQAQFSKYAKP, from the coding sequence ATGGACAACTTAGTAGGAAGTAATATTGGTTTAGTTCACTTAATTGCCTCTTTGGTAGCGACAATTGCAGGTACCATTGTCATTGGTGCCAGAAAGGGAACCCGCTTCCACAAGCAATGGGGGTATGTATATGCCATTTCGATGCTTGTACTTAATATTACAGCCTTCATGACCTATCGGCTTTTTGGCACCTTTGGAGTCTTTCATTATGGCGCTATCGGTAGCCTACTCACCCTTTATGGAGGTATGGTACCAGCGATTAGAAGAAAAGGTAATTGGATAGACTATCACATTGGTTTTATGTACTGGTCTGTCATTGGTCTTTATGCTGCCTTTGCTTCAGAAACCATTACTCGCGTGCCTATGGGCATCAATTTCGGATTCTTCGGGATGGTTGGCCTTGCCACTGGACTCATTATGCTTCTAGGAGCAATCTTCTTTATCCGTTACAGAAAACTGTGGCAAGCACAGTTTTCTAAATATGCCAAACCTTAG